A segment of the Leptolyngbya sp. NIES-3755 genome:
GTAATTAAACTGCCTAACCAAATCGTCAGATAGCTTCCCACAAGCGACCCTAAATCAAAGGCAGGATCGCCCCAGTCGGCTCTTTCCCAATCAATCAATCGAATCACACCTGGATCTGCTGTTTCAGCTTGACAATCGGTTTTAATCCAATCGGTTGAGATCAGAAAATTATTGAGTTTGACATCGTGATGGCTGAGACAAATCGGTTGGATAGAATCAGATAATTCCGCGATCGCTTGTCCAAGACTGTCATATCGCTGATAAAGGGCAAAAAACTTCAATCCATCCGATGGAACCAACCCAAAAATCTCAGGTTCAATTCGTCCAATTCCCTCGGCTAAATGACTTGCAACTCCAGCAAGTTTATGCTCAGTAAAATAATTTCGGTAGTTCTGTTGATTAAACGTAAGCTGATGGAGTGTTGCTAAAATTTTTCCGATTTTCTGAGCAACCTCGATCGGAAAGCGATTCTCTCGATAGTAAAAATCAGCTAAATCTCGATAATGCTCTAAGTATCGAAAGACAATAATTGAATTTTCAATATCAAAATATACTCCCTCAGAGATGCAGCCTTTCAGCGGATCTAGCTGAAGAAATTGACGCACCAACTCCTGAATTGCCCACTCTCGCTGAAACTCCCCGATCGTCTCACCATCACGATCGTGCGGTTCTTGTTTTACCAAAAGTTTTCTATCTGACAACTGCACCAAGAGATTGAAGTTTTTCGCCTGTTTAAGTTCTACTTTTGCTTGATCTTTTTCGTCTTCGCGGCAAAGATCGCGTTGAGTCAAATACTCTAAAACATTCTGGAAACTTAGCAGAAATGCCATGATAAAAACTCCTTTAACTGAAGCGATCGAACAATTCTTGCTTGGAGTTAAACGCGGTTTGATTAGAACTTTTTGTCTTCTAAAACCTTCAGCGAATCAAATCAGAAAGTCAAGGCTTCTGCTTTAGCTTTTCGGTCACAACTCAGATAAATATGTCCTAAAAATTTCTGACAGCAAAAAGGAAGTGGGTCACTCGACCCACATAACCGGTAGATGAACCCTGCTGCTCCGAGCAAAGCCAAAACGCTAATGCAATTTCCACCAAACAGATAATTGAGCAGCATGATTGTCGAACAGATTAAACCACTCACCAAACAAGCCCCTCAAAGCCTGTAACGCCTGAGTGTCTTCGGCTCGATAAGCGACCGCAATCTGTTCAGGAGGATTGATATAACCAAGGCTCACCGTCACTTGACTAATCACTAATCCACCATTGATCATTTTGAAATCATCGTCTCGGAGTTCATGTAAAAAGCTTTCGGAATCTTCAAATAAGTCTGACCCGATCGCAGAAAGTTGAGCAATTTGGATACTAGGCATGAGCACTTCTCCTGATCTATTGGATTTTTACACTGGGAACACGCCTCCATTGGTCATCAAAAGAGAGTTGAATCATTCACAGCGAATTAATGAGCGATCGACAAAATTGAAGCTGTTTGAAAACCGATCGCAACAGAGACCGTTACGTTAGTTTGAACAACCCCGGAGTAGTATTGAAGACTGAGAACCGGATGAACCACGATCGACAAACCGACAACATCAGCAAGACCACCCGCCACATCTTGTAAGTCTGATGGGGCTAGATCCTGTAGAAAACTCTCAGCATCCTGAAAGAGTTCAGAGCCTGCCGGAGATAAAGCAGAAATTTTAATCTGAGACATAGCCGTGCGACCAGAAATTTTGCAGAAAGGAAAGTTCCAGCACAAACATGCCGAAACAATCAGTCAGTATTAGAGTCCAACAGCAAATCCTAAAATCTAGGCAGAGACCTCACGACACTCACGACCGAGAGACTCTGAAGACTAATTCCCATTGAAACCGTCACTTGACTATTCACCCCGATCGTTTGCGTCACCACACTGATAAAGACAACCTGAGCATCGCCACCCACAACTCTCGTATCTTCACTACTCAGTTCATTGAGGTAGCTTTCTGAGTCCTGGAACAACTCAGCACCCGCGGGCTGTAGATGATCAATTTTGATAGTAGGCACAGTTCAGACTCCTGATAACTTTTAGTTGAACTGGTCCTCGATCGACGTTAGAATACATCTATCGAGGACGCATGAACGTTGCTTCCCACGAACGAGAGGCGGTAGAAGTTAACAGCGAATGAAATCAGATTGATCTTGAATCATGGCACGTTGCTTTCCCGGTAATCATTGCCGTAATTCAGATCACCCATTTCAAACTGCTTGATTTATTTCTGCCGTCTTTTTAGAAGAAGACCGAATAAGGACTGTTATAGGTTTTCACCGTTACAACAGAGGCGGTCTTGATCGAGATACCGATACTCGCTGTAAATTGGCTCAGAACACTAATGTTCACATCGCCACCACCGCGAATGTCGAGATCTCGATCGTTCAACTCGTTCAGAAAGCTCTCAGAATCTTGAAACAGTTCAGATCCAACTGGGCGCAATTCAGAGATTTTGATACTAGCCATTTGATTCTCCTAGTAAGGTTAAAAGGCTGCTAGAGCTTAAAAGAAGAAGGTTTTGGGACTGTTGTAGGTCTTCACCGTGACCACACTCTGCGTGTAAATCGAAATACCGACACTCGCTGTATATTGGCTTAGAACACTAATGTTCACATCGCCACCACCGCGAATGTCGAGATCTCGATCGTTCAACTCGTTCAGAAAGCTTTCAGAGTCTTGGAACAATTCAGATCCAACTGGGCGCAATTCAGAAATTTTGATGCTAGCCATTTTGATTCTCCTGGTAAATTTACAAACTGTGGCACATTACTAGAATTTAGAAAAAGAAGGATTTGGGACTGTTGTAGGTCTTCACCGTGACTACGCTCTGAGTCAGGATCGAGATACCGTAACTGTAGCTGTACTGGCTCAGAACACTAATGTTCACATCGCCACCACCGCGAATGTCGAGATCTCGATCGTTCAACTCGTTCAGAAAGCTTTCAGAGTCTTGGAACAGTTCAGATCCGACCGGGCGCAATTCAGAGATTTTAATACTAGCCATCTTGACTCTCCTAAATAATGAGATTCAGTTCAGAGACAGAGTTTCGACTGGTTGTTTACTCCGTTTCTCTAATTCCTATTTTCAGTCAAATCCCTAGGAAATCAAGGACTTTCAGCAAGCTAGATTGCCGCAACTCAAGGAATTATGTCTTGCAATCCCGTAGCTCGATCGAGTGATTGTTAGGCAATCTCTTTCCAATTTTGTGTTTAACTCAGCTTACTGAATGAAGTTGGTAGTCCCGGACAAGTCTCTCAATCTGCTTTAGCTCAAGATTTGCTCTATTACTTCAGCAGAAGGGACATAAGTGTAGATTTTTTGTCCGTCCGTTTCAGCGATGTTGCAATTTACGAAAAGTCTCATTCAAATTCAGCTTGCTCGATCGATGTCCGAAAAAATTCAAAGTAGCGCTCTGTTCCAATCCACCAACCTGCCCCCATTTGTGAGGGAATCGTATATCCACCAAAGCTGCGTTCGGCTGTGTACTCTCCACCAAATGGAATCTCGGTGTATTGTTGATCCTCAGTTTGATTACCCCAGCGCAGAAAAGAACTCTGAAGCAATCGACCTTGATCATCAATCACAAAGGTTAAAGCGATCGATTGATTGTCTGCCTTAATCATGGCTTGAATCGTGTGGTCATCGATCGCGCTCCAACTCACACCCCGCGAAGGCAGCAATGCAGACGGAAGCCAAAAAGACTCCCCGATCCATCTTCCGATCGCAGAACGCATCACATCAGAATTTTGAGCATTCACCACTGGAATCAAGCCCCAAAGCGAGAACCGCATCCGTCCCGCTCCATGCGTATAGTAATCGGCTCCTTGCATTTGCATCATTCCCTGACCTGCTTTAGCTTTCCAAATGAATCCTTGCATCGAAAGTAATTCTTCTGCTTGCATCGGCATCCAGTCTTGATTTGGTGCGAGTCGAATCGTTCCACTCATCGTGAGATGAACTGAAGAGGAGAGAGCCGTTCCTGGTGCGATCGCATGAAGAAAATATCGCTGCACAGGTTCAGGTTGATCAGCAATCATCGTCTTGCTAAAGAACTCGATCGAGTCTGATTTGGAGTGAAGCGTTTTCCAAGTCTGTTCGAGGTCAGCATTACTTTGTGCTTGTGTAATCAAGAGAGCGATGATCACTAGCAACATCATTCCAGCGATCGCAAATAAGACTTTGATCAACATAGTTTCGACTCATTGCTTGCAAAAGTTTCGCGTCAAGCTTGTGAAATCACATTCATCATACTTGCACAACGACTGGGCACACTAAGTGAATGCAGCAAGCTCATCTCGAATTCTCTCCTTCTAAGCAAAGTATCCAAGGTCATTGCTTTTTTGCTCACCATGTTCTATCTAGTCTACTTACTTGCTCTTCTCATTGTTGTGTGGTCACTTCCTACAGTGATTCCCATCTATTTAGCATTCATTTATCTTGTACTAAGAACGATTGTTAGACTAGCGCTATGGATCGTTGATTTATTTCGTTTCCGGTTTCTCAGGTCCGATCGCTGGTGTTACATTCATTTTGATCCGGTCATTTCTCAAGCAAAAACAACCTTTAGTATCAATATTTTTACTTATCAAGCTATTGTTCTCATCACCCTTTTGATTTTATTGTTATACATTCTTATAGCTCGGCTTTGGTCAACACTTCACGATATTTACGCTGCGAAAGATCCTGGAACAGAGCCAGAACAACTTAGACAAATTGCAGAGATTGGAGCAAAACGATGCTGTCGAGCGATCGCACTCAATCCAAACACACCATCCGATCTCTTACTTCAATTGGGAAGAAGGTTTCCCAGAGAAGTCTTGAACAATCCAATCTTTAATTTGATGCTACTGGAAGACCCGAATTTAATTGAAACCATCCCAAAACCAACGTTAGCTCGTCTGCTTTTACAATCAAAGATTTCTGTGGGTTTCATCGAACGTTCTGCCGCACTTTCAGATTCAACTCCAGAGATAGCAACCGCGATCGCATTACATCCTAAAACTCCAGATGAGATTCTGCATCAGTTGTCAAATCACTCTGATCCACAAGTTCGCAAACGGGCTATCCGACATCTACGCGATCGATTGCGATAAGATTGCATTACCTTCCATCTCAGAGATTTTGCTGATTCAGGCAAGCTAACTATGACTCCTGCGGAACTCAAAACCTACCTCGATCGCTTAGTGCGTCAACATCTACAAATCAGCACCATGATCTGGGGAGCACCTGGAATCGGTAAATCGAGCATTGTGAGTCAAGTCACCAAAGAGCATCAAATCGAGTTCGTAGATGTCCGCCTGAGTCAACTTGCACCCACTGATTTACGTGGCTTACCTGTGGCAGAGGATGGAATCTCTAAATGGTATCCGCCTGAATTCTTGCCGCATACAGGGAAAGGCATTTTGTTCCTTGATGAGATCAACATGGCTCCCCCTGCAATGCAAGGAATGGCACAGCAATTGATTCTCGATCGACGAGTCGGTTCTTACATTGTTCCTGATGGCTGGTTTGTCTGGGCAGCAGGCAACCGCAAAGAAGATCGTGCAGCCGTGTTTGATATGCCTGCTCCACTCGCGAATCGATTCTTGCATCTACAAGTTGAACCTGATTTCGATAGCTTCAAAGCCTATGCTCTAGAAACTGGAGTGCATGAACAAATCATTGCTTTCTTGTCTTACCGTCCAGCACTATTGCATAAGATTGACCCACAACAACCTGCTTGGTGTTCTCCTCGATCATGGGTGATGGCGAGTGCATTACACCAAGCAAAACTGAGTATTGCACCTGCCATTGGAGTTGGAGCAGAAGCGGAATTTCTAGCATTTTTAGCGCTGTATCAGAACTTGCCAGACTTAGTTTTGATTTTGGCAGGAAATGGCGATCGTGTAAGTTTTCCAATAGAGCCATCTGCGAGATTTGCAACAGCGATCGGGCTTACGGTTCGAGCGATCGATGCCACTCAAGCTTACAATGCGTTCACTTGGATCAGTCGAGTTGCCACTGCGGAATGGGTACAGCTCTTCGCTGTAGATTTATTCCGAGTGATGCGAAGCCGGGGACAGATGGGAGCATTAGCAAAGTTAGTTCAGCGAGATCCACAGCTACAAAAATTCTTAAAAGACTTCCAACAATTGATCGGGCTATGAACCCTTTAGAATAAGAGTAAATCAGTTCTGGTGATGCTGCTATGGTTCAAGCTGATCCCAATCGCGCAACTTTACCATCAAGTGCCGAACTTCCCTGTTCAGATGATATTCCTGTGGATAACGAGAATCAGAATTTTATTCCTAATGTATTGCGGTTTCTACTGGAATTCATTTGGCGAGACCGAATGGACTGGTTTTATGCAGTCAACATGGGCGTTTATCATACGACAGGCGTGAACCCTAGAGTGCCGATCGTACCCGATGCGTTTCTTTGTCTTGGGGTGGAACGGCGCAAACAAAGTCTTCAGGGAAGAGGTCGATCGAGCTATGTGACCTGGGAAGAGAATTATATTCCGCCGATTCTGACACTCGAAGTGGTTTCTCAAACCTACGGGGGCGAGTACGATGACAAAATGCAGATTTATGCAGGGCTGGGGGTCTTGTACTATGTGATTTACAATCCTGAGTTTTGGCGGCGTGACCAGCATCAACCGTTTGAAGTCTATAAATTGATCAATGGCTCTTATCAGCTACAGATCGGTGAACCGTTGTGGATGCCAGAAGTCGGATTAGGACTTGGACGATTTCGATGTGAAACTGCACCTGTGAATCAAGAAGCATTGTCTTGGTTTGATGGCGCGAACACTCGTTATTTGTTAGCGGAGGAGCGTCTTACACAAGAACGACAACGAGCAGAACAAGAACGACAACGAGCAGAACAAGAACAAGAACGAGCAGAACAAGAACGACAACGAGCAGAACAAGAACGACAGACTAGACTAAATGCCGCATCGAGTCTCTTAAGTATGGGTCTCAGTGTTGAACAGGTGGCTGAAGCCTTGAGTTTATCGATCGACGAAGTGCAAAGTCGATCTCAGAGCTAAATCTCCGTTACGACTCACTCAATTTTCTCGATCGCAGAGCCGTTTTCGCTGTATCACGAACTTCTGCTTTGAGGTCACGACTCAATTTTCTGAGAACGAAAGTAGGAGTACTTGAATTTCGAGCAACTGCCGCACGAAAGTTCTGAAACTGTTGTTCACCCCAGTGTTGATAAAGATAATCGGGCTGATTTGAAGCGAATGCTTGCAATAGTGCGATCGAGGTATTACGATGTCGAGCAATCCAGAGCACAATCATCTCTGCTGCATGGAGCGCGGGAGCAGGCGACATTAATATCTGAAAGGTTTTCTCAGCAATTCGATCAATCACCAGTGTCGGTAATGTTTCTCGACGATCGAGCAAATCCCAATAGAGTTCTGTATCTTCTGCAAGCTTTAATAGGTGCTCTGGAGCTAAATCAGGATGAGCAAGGATGACGTATCGCACATAGTGATGTTGATGATTGACTAACTGATCGAGGATTGCACTTGGAATTCCGCGCTGTCCTCGCATCGCCTGAATAATTGCGATCGCAGTCTCCGAGACATTGGGGTGCTGTAAGACCGCTTGCGTTAACTCTGGATCACTCAAATAGGCAAGTTCTTCAAGAATAGATGCCACAGTGTCAGGATTTTGTACAAATCCACGCAGGATTCGATTGACCTTTTCAGTCGTTCCTGAGCCATCGTCGTACCGTTGATAAGATTCCTGAACAAATCTGACTAAGAGAGAGAGCGGCGCATTGGGATTTTGTGCGATCGCACAGCGAATGTCTGGGTCGTTTTCCTCGAATAATTGAATCAGTTTTGCTTCATCTGTCGTAGTACTCCGAGCTAAAGAGAGTCGTACAAACTGGCTTTCTGGATCTTCGAGCAACAGCAAAAAAAAGATTGGATTTTCAATGATTTCATTCGGAAATTCTTTGCCTAATCTCAGCAAGCTCTTGATCGGAGTACTTGGATTGAGGGCAACAGCTCTGCGGATTTTAGCGTGGGTATCGATCGCTAATTTTGCGAGAACTTCGGGCGGTGTGGTTTCTGCCTGTGCCAGTGTAAAACGCGCTTCAAACCCTGGATTTGTGAATTCAGACATGATCGCTGAAGAATGAGTAACAATAGCGTTAGATGCCCGTGTTTTTGACTATAGCCGATTCTGCTTGTGAATGATATTCAAAGTGTCATTAGTGCTTCGTTGTTGCGGTTGCGAATGAAGTCGCCGTTTTTCGCAACCTTGGCATTGTTCGCTCGATTTATTCCCGATCCGAACTGTCCCACTGCGGCAACTGATGGTAAAGATGTGTTTTTTAATGAAACATTTTTACGATCGCTTCCCACCGCTCAACAAGATGGCGTTTTCCTTCATGAAGTGCTCCATGCTGCATTGATGCACGTCTTACGTCGAGGAGTGCGTGATCCAGAACTATGGAACGTTGCAGCAGATATTGTTGTGAATGGCATGATCGCAGCACAGGGAGTGTTTGAATTGCCATCAGGAACTCTCCGAGATGCAAAGCTAGAAATGTTAAACGTGGAAGAGATTTATGAACTCTTGCTCAAAGAAGTAGAACGTCGTCGCTGTTCGATGCCAGATTTGCGTGAGGGGAGCGGGAACTGTGATAGTTTGTCGCAAGCTCAGAAAGCAGCATTGGAAAATCATTGGCGGAATGCACTTCAGCAGGCAACCGTGATGGCTCGATCGACAAAACAAGGAACGCTGCCAGCAGGAATCGATCGAGAACTTGGACTGCTAACTTCACCCCAGTTAGATTGGCGATCGTATCTCTGGCGTTATTTAGTACAAACTCCAACCGATTTTTCAGGCTTCGATCGACGGTTCATCGGACGAGGATTGTATCTCGAAACCTTGCAGGGGGAATCCGTTCAAGTGTATGTGGCAGTGGATACGAGTGGGTCGATCGATGAACTACAGCTAAGCTTATTTCTCAATGAAGTGTACGGAATTTTGAACTCGTATCCTCATTTGCTCTGTGAGCTTTACTATGTGGATGCAGATGCGTATGGACCCTACGAACTAAAGTTAGATGATTCTTTGCCGAGACCCCAAGGCGGCGGAGGAACTGATTTTGTACCGTTTTTTGAGAAAGTGAATGCTCGGTGGGATGGGCAATCTCAAGCCGTCTGTGTCTACCTCACGGATGGATATGGCAACTTTCCGCCCGAAGCTCCAGAACTTTCTGTGTTGTGGGTGGTGACTGCTGGAGGATTGGCATTAGAGCAGTTTCCCTTTGGTGAAGCGGTGCGCTTATTTTCGGCTTGATCAATCCTGCGATCGAATTCCAGAGTTGCAAGACAGCCAGCGGATTCAGGAGGTGCGGGACCAAATCGCTGAGCGATCGAGGGAACACCCACCGTTCAGTAGAAACTCTATCTCTGATCCACTTTCGGCTGACTAGATCTACTATCACAGTCCAGCAATGGATCAGAGTAGGCTGTTTGAACTAGATTTAATCTGATTAGGCTGGTTTTAATTTTTCATAAGCATTTGTAATGAGATTGAAAAGCGACGATCAACGATCGACAAGTCGTTAAACCATAGACAAACTGTAATAATCTAGATACTACGCGCAAATGGAAGGGAGTTCACGGATATGGCGAAAGCGGTTGGAATGGTCGAGGTGCGTGGATTGCCGCCCGCGTTGGCTGTTGCGGATGTGATGGTCAAAGCCGCACGAGTTACACTGGTCGAAATGGAAAAGGTGAGTGGCGCTTACGTCACGATCGTGGTTCGAGGCGATGTGTCCGAAGTAAAAATTTCCGTGGAAGCGGGATTGGAAGCCGCGAAGAAAATGCAGGCTTACAAAGAAGGCGATAAGCTCTTCCTGTCGTCTCACTACATTCCGCGCCCGAACGAAAATTTGATGGTGGTGTTACCGATCGAATACAGCGAACGCACGGAAGAATTTAACCAGGTCTGAGAAAGGATATACTCCAGTTTGGTTTTTCTTTCTGCGGTTCTGCAATGGCACTGGCACATCTAACACAGGCTGATCTCGATTCGTGGGTGGCTCAAGCCCGCCGATTCACGCTTCAAGGACGATTGCCAGACTATATTCCGCAATTAGCACAGGTTGATCCGCGATTGTTAGCAGTTCATGTGAGCGCGGATCAAAGCTTTGTGTCGGGTGATTTTGCTCAGCCGTTTGTCTTAATGAGCGTGATTAAGCCGTTCTTGCTGTTGTTCCTTTTAGAGCAGGTCGGGAGCGATCGCGTTTTTCAATACGTGAGAACGGAACCATCGGATCAGCCCTTTCATTCGATCGCACAATTGAAGAGCGATGACGGACATCCACGCAATCCAATGATTAACAGTGGTGCGATCGCGCTGACGGGATTAATGCCGAAAACATCAGGTTCTGAGCGATGTGAAGCATTTCGGAGATGGTTGAACGATCGCGCTCAAACTCGATTTGTTTTAGATGAGAAAGCTTTGAACTCGGTGCGATCGCTGCCGAATCAAACGAATCGTGCGATCGCGGATATTTTAGTGCAGCGAGAATTGCTCGATCGAGTGGATCTCGCGCTCGATACGTACAATCAGCTTTGTTGTCTATCGGGGACGATCGCGGATTTAGCTCAGTTGGGTTTGTTGCTGGCGAAACCGCAGGGAAAAATTTCTCCAGTTCATCAGCAAATGGTGTCGGCATTAATGCTGACTTGTGGACTGTATGAGGTTTCAGGACGATTCGCGGTGAGAGTGGGATTACCGATGAAATCTGGGGTAAGTGGGGCACTGTTGGCGATCGTTCCAAAGCAAGGCGCGATCGCCTGTTACAGTCCTGCGATCGATAAAGTAGGCAATTCGGTTGCTGGATTGTTTTTGGTGGAGAAACTGGCTCAAGAATTAGGATTAAGCGTGTTTCGCTAAAGGTTGTCTTGGAGTTGAGATTGCAACGATCGAGTTTTTTCCACCACAATTCCTGAATGTGCTGAACCGGATGTTTTATTGCTCCACAACAGCCATCGACTGCCATTCGGTAATGTGTTTAAGCTGTTCGGATTTTGAGTGAGCCAAACGATCGTTGCTTCGGGTAAAGGTTGCACTTTCGATTCTTCATTGGCTTGAATCTCCGCCAATGTTTCTAAAACGGGTTGTTGTCCTTGAATCAATCCGGTTCCTGCTGTCCAGAGTCGCATTGTTAATCTTTGTCGATCGCCATAAAAATATAAAGATGCCGCTGCACTAATCGCTTCTTCAAACGCTTCAGGTTCCCAATTTGCGGCACTGTCGATCGCAATGACAATTTCTTGCCCCGTTGTGAATGTTTCTAATTCTCGTACCCGTAATTCTCCGTAACGAGCACTACTGCGCCAATGAATCATCCGCATTGGATCACCCCAACGATACGGTCTCAGGGATCGAGTCATCCCTTCAGTTGCCGCTTTTGCGCGTTGAGATTGAAGCTGCATACTATTTTGCTGTCCGAGTTGATCAATCAAAGGGCAGCGTTGCAGCGGGAAAACCTTTGGATAAATCAGCGCGATCGCATTCACTGAAATGGTTTTACGACACCAAAATAATCCGAGTGGAGCCGCCGATCTCAGTTGAACTTCATGCCAGCGAAAAATGCCGCGTCGAGTGGCGGAATGCTGATAAACCCAGTAATAGGAATGAGTTGGATTAATCATCTCAATCACTCTCTGAGCGGGCGATCCGAGGACTGAAGAAATCCGATCTTCAGCTTGAATTAGGCTCTTTCGTTGACGAGTTGAATTCTGGATCAAAAGCTCGATCGTTAACGGTTCTCCAGCGCTAATCGGTTGGATGGGACGACGAGTGATCGTGAGTCCTTTCAAGGATTGGCGCGATAGAAAAGCAGCGATCGTCATCAGCGCAAAAACGATTCCACTCATGACGTACAGCCAGCCCGACATTGAATTGGTGGCGGCGAGGAAAAAGAAAATTCCCATTGCGCCAAGCAACCAACCGCTATAGGCAGGATTAATCCAATGAGATTCAAGCC
Coding sequences within it:
- a CDS encoding hypothetical protein (conserved hypothetical protein;~similar to AA sequence:cyanobase_aa:LBDG_02870); the protein is MRTVTRITDWLESHWINPAYSGWLLGAMGIFFFLAATNSMSGWLYVMSGIVFALMTIAAFLSRQSLKGLTITRRPIQPISAGEPLTIELLIQNSTRQRKSLIQAEDRISSVLGSPAQRVIEMINPTHSYYWVYQHSATRRGIFRWHEVQLRSAAPLGLFWCRKTISVNAIALIYPKVFPLQRCPLIDQLGQQNSMQLQSQRAKAATEGMTRSLRPYRWGDPMRMIHWRSSARYGELRVRELETFTTGQEIVIAIDSAANWEPEAFEEAISAAASLYFYGDRQRLTMRLWTAGTGLIQGQQPVLETLAEIQANEESKVQPLPEATIVWLTQNPNSLNTLPNGSRWLLWSNKTSGSAHSGIVVEKTRSLQSQLQDNL
- a CDS encoding microcompartments protein (similar to AA sequence:cyanobase_aa:LBDG_23640); this translates as MAKAVGMVEVRGLPPALAVADVMVKAARVTLVEMEKVSGAYVTIVVRGDVSEVKISVEAGLEAAKKMQAYKEGDKLFLSSHYIPRPNENLMVVLPIEYSERTEEFNQV
- a CDS encoding glutaminase superfamily protein (similar to AA sequence:cyanobase_aa:LBDG_23650), whose product is MALAHLTQADLDSWVAQARRFTLQGRLPDYIPQLAQVDPRLLAVHVSADQSFVSGDFAQPFVLMSVIKPFLLLFLLEQVGSDRVFQYVRTEPSDQPFHSIAQLKSDDGHPRNPMINSGAIALTGLMPKTSGSERCEAFRRWLNDRAQTRFVLDEKALNSVRSLPNQTNRAIADILVQRELLDRVDLALDTYNQLCCLSGTIADLAQLGLLLAKPQGKISPVHQQMVSALMLTCGLYEVSGRFAVRVGLPMKSGVSGALLAIVPKQGAIACYSPAIDKVGNSVAGLFLVEKLAQELGLSVFR